In Castanea sativa cultivar Marrone di Chiusa Pesio chromosome 6, ASM4071231v1, a single window of DNA contains:
- the LOC142641429 gene encoding 3-ketoacyl-CoA synthase 1 has protein sequence MDSSIEMDKERLTAEMAFKDSSSAVIKIRRRLPDFLQSVKLKYVKLGYGYSCNPAAIFMFFLIVPLLVSIGFQLTGLELDRVSELWRTRAVWFDDVNAATRLAGSAFFVIILGLYWAKRSRPVYLVDFACYKPDDERKVTREFFLKISEDTGAFEEDTLHFQRRITTRSGLGDETYLPRGITSRPPNLCMEEARSEAEAVMFGALDALFEQTGVNPKEIGIVIVNCSLFNPTPSLSAMIVNHYKLRTDIKSFNLGGMGCSAGLISIDLAKDLLNANPNTYAIVVSTENITLNWYFGNDRSMLLSNCIFRMGGAAVLLSNRARDRSRSKYQLVHTVRTHKGSDDKNYNCVYQREDDKGTIGVSLARELMAVAGDALKTNITTLGPLVLPIWEQLMFFVTLMRKKVLKAKVKPYIPNFKLAFEHFCIHAGGRAVLEELQKNLQLSDWHMEPSRMTLHRFGNTSSSSLWYELAYTEAKARVSRGDRVWQIAFGSGFKCNSAVWRALREIPVPTQDCRANPWVDSIDRYPVKVPVA, from the coding sequence atggatagTAGCATAGAGATGGATAAGGAGAGATTAACGGCGGAAATGGCTTTTAAAGACTCGTCTTCCGCCGTTATCAAAATCCGGCGACGCTTGCCGGATTTCTTACAATCCGTGAAGCTCAAGTACGTGAAATTAGGGTATGGTTATTCATGTAACCCTGCTGCTATTTTCATGTTCTTTCTAATCGTTCCTCTACTGGTATCCATAGGGTTTCAGCTCACCGGTCTAGAACTGGACCGGGTGTCTGAGTTATGGAGAACCAGGGCGGTTTGGTTCGATGATGTCAATGCAGCCACAAGACTAGCTGGTTCAGCCTTTTTTGTCATCATCTTAGGCCTCTACTGGGCCAAGCGGTCTAGACCGGTTTATCTCGTGGACTTTGCGTGTTATAAACCGGACGACGAAAGAAAAGTAACCCGGGAATTCTTCTTGAAGATCTCTGAAGACACAGGTGCATTCGAAGAAGACACTCTTCACTTTCAGAGACGAATAACGACCCGGTCTGGTTTAGGCGACGAGACATACTTGCCTAGAGGAATCACTTCCAGACCACCAAACTTGTGTATGGAAGAGGCAAGGTCCGAGGCTGAGGCTGTTATGTTTGGTGCATTGGACGCGCTTTTTGAACAAACTGGGGTTAACCCAAAAGAGATTGGCATTGTTATTGTCAATTGCAGCTTGTTCAATCCAACCCCATCTTTGTCTGCCATGATTGTCAACCACTACAAGCTCCGCACCGACATCAAGAGTTTCAACCTAGGCGGTATGGGTTGCAGTGCGGGACTTATTTCAATCGACCTAGCCAAAGACCTTTTGAATGCAAATCCCAACACGTATGCTATAGTGGTAAGCACGGAAAACATAACTTTGAATTGGTACTTTGGCAATGACCGGTCTATGTTGCTGTCGAACTGCATATTCCGCATGGGTGGTGCGGCTGTGCTGTTGTCGAATCGAGCAAGAGATCGTAGCCGATCCAAGTACCAATTGGTCCACACTGTTCGGACCCATAAAGGGTCAGATGACAAGAACTACAACTGTGTGTACCAGAGAGAAGATGACAAAGGTACAATTGGGGTGTCACTAGCTCGAGAGTTAATGGCAGTGGCTGGCGACGCATTGAAAACCAACATAACGACGTTGGGTCCCTTGGTTTTGCCAATATGGGAGCAATTGATGTTCTTTGTAACGCTAATGAGAAAGAAGGTTTTGAAAGCCAAAGTGAAGCCATACATACCGAATTTCAAGCTTGCATTCGAGCACTTTTGTATACACGCAGGAGGGAGAGCAGTGTTGGAAGAGTTGCAGAAGAATTTGCAGCTTAGTGATTGGCATATGGAGCCTTCTAGGATGACCTTGCATCGATTTGGAAACACTTCGAGTAGTTCTTTGTGGTATGAATTGGCTTATACGGAGGCTAAGGCTCGGGTCTCCCGGGGCGACCGGGTCTGGCAGATTGCTTTCGGGTCGGGTTTTAAATGCAATAGTGCAGTTTGGAGGGCCCTTAGGGAGATTCCGGTGCCCACTCAGGACTGCCGGGCCAACCCATGGGTTGACTCAATTGATAGGTACCCGGTTAAGGTCCCTGTTGCATAG